From a single Rosa rugosa chromosome 7, drRosRugo1.1, whole genome shotgun sequence genomic region:
- the LOC133720068 gene encoding beta-galactosidase 13-like, with the protein MTIRSCRVLLIALVSMVISAGATIAHSKGHVGNQTLQHGPVTYDGRSLIINGKRELLFSGSIHYTRSTPEMWPDLLRKAKQGGLNVIQTYVFWNIHEPVQGQCNFKGNYDLVKFIKLVQKHGMYVTLRVGPFIQAEWNHGGLPYWLREVPNLLFRTDNAPYKYYMKKYVTMIVKRMREAKLFSPQGGPIILAQIENEYNHIQLAYKEMGYSYVRWAANMAVKQDAGVPWIMCKQMDAPDPVINTCNGRHCGDTFQGPNKPNKPALWTENWTAQYRVFGDPPSQRPVEDIAFSVARFVSKNGVLTNYYMYHGGTNFGRTSAIFTTTRYYDEAPVDEYGLPRDPKWSHLRDLHKALKLCKKPLLWGVSGVQKLGKDTEARFYELKDNSTICAAFLANNNSRTEAIVNWRGQEYYLPPHSISILPDCRTVVFNTQTIVSQHNARNFVRSKVANNLKWKKSQEPIPSIVQVPINSKTPLELYNLLKDVSDYAWYTTTLRLSRRDLPMKATIKPVLRIANLGHAMLVFVNGKYVGSGHGSHDEKSFIFQKTVSFTEGVNEIGLFAMTVGLPDSGAYMEHRYAGPREIIVLGLNTGTLDLSQNGWGHHIGLNGEKVKLFTEEGSKQVQWSNTKGAAQALTWYKTYFDAPEGRDPVAIRMTGMGKGMIWVNGQSIGRHWMSFLSPLGQPTQSEYHIPRSFIKPKQNFLVVLEEEPMKPDDIEILTVNRDTICSFITEYHPPNVKSWERKNSHFRPVLDVVRTSTELKCPNYKKIVAVEFASFGDPTGVCGSYVLGNCNSPVSKEIVEQHCLGKSSCVVPIDDKLFFKKNDACPDIKKTLAAQVKCAY; encoded by the coding sequence ATGACGATACGAAGCTGTAGAGTCCTCTTGATTGCTCTTGTTTCCATGGTGATCTCAGCCGGGGCGACGATAGCCCATTCCAAAGGCCATGTAGGGAATCAAACGCTTCAACATGGGCCTGTGACATACGATGGCAGGTCACTGATTATCAACGGAAAGCGAGAGCTTCTGTTTTCGGGTTCAATCCACTACACCCGAAGCACCCCAGAAATGTGGCCTGATCTTCTCCGAAAGGCCAAACAGGGCGGCTTGAATGTGATTCAGACCTATGTGTTCTGGAACATTCATGAGCCTGTGCAAGGTCAGTGCAATTTCAAAGGGAACTATGATTTGGTGAAGTTCATAAAACTAGTTCAGAAGCATGGAATGTATGTGACACTTAGAGTAGGGCCATTCATCCAAGCCGAATGGAACCACGGAGGACTCCCATATTGGCTCAGAGAAGTCCCGAATCTCCTATTCCGTACTGACAACGCACCGTACAAGTACTACATGAAGAAGTATGTGACCATGATTGTGAAAAGGATGAGGGAGGCGAAGCTATTTAGTCCACAGGGAGGTCCCATTATATTAGCACAAATTGAAAACGAGTACAATCATATCCAACTGGCGTATAAAGAGATGGGATACAGTTACGTCCGATGGGCAGCGAACATGGCGGTGAAGCAGGACGCCGGAGTACCATGGATCATGTGCAAGCAGATGGACGCTCCGGATCCGGTGATCAATACTTGTAACGGAAGGCATTGTGGTGATACTTTCCAAGGGCCTAATAAGCCTAACAAGCCTGCTCTATGGACCGAAAACTGGACTGCTCAATACCGAGTATTTGGTGACCCTCCTTCCCAGAGGCCAGTGGAAGACATTGCATTTTCGGTTGCTCGTTTTGTTTCGAAAAATGGGGTTCTAACAAACTATTACATGTACCATGGAGGGACTAATTTTGGCAGAACAAGCGCCATTTTCACGACGACTCGCTACTATGACGAGGCTCCCGTTGACGAATATGGTCTGCCTAGAGACCCTAAATGGAGTCACCTTAGGGACTTACACAAGGCTTTGAAACTATGTAAGAAGCCTTTGCTTTGGGGAGTTTCTGGAGTCCAGAAGCTAGGCAAGGACACCGAGGCTCGTTTCTATGAGTTGAAGGACAACTCTACAATCTGTGCTGCCTTCTTGGCCAACAATAACTCTAGAACTGAAGCAATTGTTAATTGGCGAGGTCAGGAATACTACTTGCCGCCTCATTCGATTAGCATTCTCCCCGATTGCAGGACTGTCGTCTTCAATACTCAAACAATTGTGTCGCAACACAACGCGAGGAACTTTGTTAGATCAAAGGTTGCCAATaatttgaaatggaagaagTCTCAGGAACCAATTCCAAGCATCGTTCAAGTTCCTATCAATAGCAAGACACCTCTAGAGCTTTACAACTTGTTAAAAGATGTTTCAGACTACGCATGGTACACCACCACCCTTCGGTTGAGCAGGCGTGACTTGCCCATGAAGGCAACTATTAAACCAGTTCTACGAATTGCAAATCTCGGTCATGCAATGCTTGTGTTTGTTAATGGCAAATATGTTGGTTCGGGACATGGGAGCCACGACGAGAAGAGCTTCATCTTCCAGAAAACGGTTAGCTTTACGGAGGGCGTCAACGAAATAGGACTATTTGCCATGACAGTGGGGCTCCCAGACAGCGGAGCCTACATGGAGCACAGGTACGCAGGGCCTCGAGAGATTATAGTTCTAGGGCTGAACACAGGAACCCTAGATCTCTCACAAAATGGGTGGGGACATCATATTGGTCTGAACGGAGAAAAAGTAAAACTGTTCACCGAGGAGGGATCCAAACAAGTTCAATGGAGCAATACAAAAGGAGCAGCTCAGGCACTAACATGGTACAAGACATATTTTGATGCTCCAGAAGGACGTGACCCGGTTGCAATCCGAATGACAGGCATGGGAAAAGGaatgatttgggtaaatggccAAAGTATTGGTCGACACTGGATGTCCTTCCTTTCTCCACTCGGGCAACCTACTCAATCAGAATACCATATCCCGAGATCCTTCATTAAACCTAAACAAAATTTTCTTGTTGTATTGGAAGAGGAGCCGATGAAGCCTGATGACATTGAGATCCTAACAGTCAACAGGGACACAATCTGTAGCTTCATTACTGAGTATCATCCACCAAACGTAAAGTCGTGGGAAAGAAAAAATAGCCATTTTCGACCAGTGTTGGATGTTGTCAGAACTTCGACGGAGCTCAAGTGCCCGAACTACAAAAAGATTGTTGCTGTTGAGTTTGCAAGCTTTGGTGATCCAACTGGGGTATGTGGAAGCTATGTCTTGGGTAACTGCAACTCCCCTGTATCCAAAGAGATTGTAGAACAACATTGCTTGGGAAAATCTAGCTGCGTAGTCCCGATTGACGACAAGCTTTTCTTTAAGAAAAATGATGCGTGCCCAGATATCAAGAAGACACTTGCTGCTCAAGTAAAGTGTGCTTATTAG